In a genomic window of Streptomyces puniciscabiei:
- a CDS encoding carbohydrate kinase family protein gives MDDDRPDVLLTGLLFYDLVLTGLGKPPTPGEETWTAGMGCGPGGIANLAVAASRFGLRTSLATVFGDDFYGVYCRQVLGDQEDVDLSLSRTADGWPTPVTVALATGHDRALVTHGQEPPYSQDALMGDPPQARTALVHLEAEPREWLAKAAAHGTRVYADVGWDPTQEWSADLLDQLNLCHAFLPNENEAMAYTRTDSARAALAALAELVPVAVVTRGGDGAMAVDQTTGEYAEAPALDVDVLDATGAGDVFGASFVAASLGGWPLAERLRFAVLAAGLSVRHHGGALAAPGWYGVDRWWRSVTEPGLRRAYGFLADRLPADVGPPVRRAPVTPPARPH, from the coding sequence GTGGACGACGACAGGCCCGACGTGCTCCTGACCGGGCTGCTCTTCTACGACCTCGTCCTCACGGGGCTCGGGAAGCCGCCGACGCCCGGCGAGGAGACATGGACGGCCGGCATGGGCTGCGGCCCGGGCGGTATCGCGAACCTCGCGGTGGCCGCGTCACGCTTCGGTCTGCGCACCTCGCTGGCCACCGTCTTCGGGGACGACTTCTACGGCGTGTACTGCCGTCAAGTCCTGGGCGACCAGGAGGACGTCGACCTCTCGCTCTCCCGCACCGCCGACGGCTGGCCCACCCCCGTCACCGTCGCGCTCGCCACCGGCCACGACCGGGCCCTGGTGACCCACGGCCAGGAGCCGCCGTACTCGCAGGACGCGCTGATGGGCGACCCGCCCCAGGCGCGCACCGCCCTCGTGCACCTGGAGGCCGAGCCCCGCGAGTGGCTCGCCAAGGCCGCCGCGCACGGCACCCGCGTCTACGCCGACGTCGGCTGGGATCCCACCCAGGAATGGTCCGCCGACCTCCTCGACCAGCTGAATCTGTGCCACGCCTTCCTCCCCAACGAGAACGAGGCGATGGCCTACACCCGCACCGACAGCGCGCGGGCCGCCCTCGCCGCGCTCGCCGAGCTGGTCCCCGTGGCCGTGGTCACCCGGGGCGGAGACGGGGCGATGGCCGTCGACCAGACGACCGGCGAGTACGCGGAGGCCCCGGCCCTCGACGTGGACGTGCTGGACGCGACGGGCGCCGGCGACGTGTTCGGCGCGAGCTTCGTGGCGGCCTCGCTGGGCGGCTGGCCGCTGGCCGAGCGGCTGCGGTTCGCCGTCCTCGCCGCCGGACTGTCCGTCCGCCACCACGGCGGCGCGCTCGCCGCCCCCGGCTGGTACGGCGTCGACCGCTGGTGGCGCTCCGTGACCGAACCCGGTCTGAGGCGCGCGTACGGCTTCCTCGCGGACCGGCTCCCGGCGGACGTCGGCCCGCCGGTCCGCCGCGCCCCCGTGACCCCGCCCGCGCGGCCGCACTGA